The proteins below are encoded in one region of Ephemeroptericola cinctiostellae:
- a CDS encoding TauD/TfdA family dioxygenase, whose amino-acid sequence MITQHIQPKVVHNIIPLAFFAPACDFQDESFINQADKHADCLPAAVREALREFHAHPHKSGGLLIKGLTVGELPATPITPTTPTTKDCTSELTLLTVAKCLGEPVGYEPELGGRLIQNLVPTKTASDRQVSTSSKVPLMFHTEAAFHPHRPSYLLLLCLKGDPAASTTLASIREVLPLLSDDVVRVLFQPRFRTAIDESYLHGRTNVLGELVPVLSGEPECPTMVFDADLMVGEDEEAQAALEALSRAVESCHTGVCLEKGDLLVVDNAVAVHGRSQYSPRFDGTDRWLQRTFVVDSLIDSADERQGRVISTTFGI is encoded by the coding sequence ATGATCACACAACACATTCAACCTAAAGTGGTGCACAACATCATCCCTTTGGCCTTTTTTGCACCCGCATGCGATTTTCAAGATGAATCATTCATCAATCAGGCGGACAAACACGCCGATTGTTTGCCCGCTGCTGTGCGTGAGGCATTGCGTGAGTTTCATGCCCATCCGCATAAAAGTGGTGGGTTGTTGATTAAGGGTTTAACTGTTGGGGAGTTGCCTGCGACGCCAATAACACCGACGACCCCCACAACGAAAGATTGCACCAGTGAACTGACTTTGCTGACGGTTGCCAAATGCTTGGGCGAGCCTGTGGGTTATGAGCCAGAGTTGGGGGGGCGCTTGATTCAAAACCTTGTGCCCACCAAAACAGCCAGCGATCGTCAAGTATCGACCTCGTCTAAAGTGCCTTTGATGTTTCATACCGAAGCCGCATTTCACCCGCATCGCCCCAGTTATTTGCTGTTATTATGCTTAAAAGGTGACCCAGCCGCTTCAACTACTTTGGCCTCGATTCGTGAAGTACTGCCGTTGTTGAGTGATGATGTGGTGCGTGTTTTATTTCAGCCGCGTTTCCGTACCGCCATTGACGAAAGTTATTTGCATGGTCGTACCAATGTTCTGGGAGAATTGGTGCCCGTGTTGAGTGGCGAGCCAGAGTGCCCAACCATGGTGTTTGATGCCGATTTGATGGTGGGGGAGGATGAGGAGGCGCAAGCAGCATTGGAAGCTTTATCCCGTGCAGTTGAATCATGCCACACAGGGGTGTGCTTGGAAAAGGGTGATTTGTTGGTGGTTGATAATGCCGTGGCTGTTCATGGTCGCAGCCAATATTCACCCAGATTTGATGGCACAGACCGTTGGTTGCAGCGTACATTTGTCGTTGATAGTTTGATCGACAGTGCCGATGAGCGTCAGGGGCGTGTGATTTCGACAACTTTTGGAATTTAA
- a CDS encoding MurR/RpiR family transcriptional regulator: MHTPPPPLAELIGQHAHALTKSERRVAEIVLQQPKFVAFGTVSDLAQAAESGVATVARLSSKLGFSGFSDMQNAVRHSLASLLEPAAVRIKDNANSTLEHHLQMEISNLQHTLNNIDQVKLDASIAQLSELKSSVYVISGNASRGVAQQFIEDLSALRPHVYMVEGNPVQVARTMTQLNPNDAIVAIDLRRYDRWVVEAVETAYGRGLNVIAIIDSVLSPLSTLTSQVMVVAAAGAGPFDSHVGTLALLNVLVAGTAEKLRRSASSRLSQAEDAWHAADVLVDR; the protein is encoded by the coding sequence ATGCACACACCACCACCTCCTCTCGCTGAACTCATTGGCCAACATGCACATGCCCTGACCAAATCCGAACGACGCGTTGCCGAAATTGTGCTGCAACAACCCAAATTTGTTGCTTTTGGCACAGTTTCTGATTTGGCACAAGCTGCAGAATCGGGTGTCGCCACAGTGGCACGTTTATCTTCCAAGCTTGGTTTCAGTGGTTTCAGTGACATGCAAAATGCAGTGCGCCATAGCCTTGCCAGTCTGCTTGAGCCCGCAGCCGTGCGCATCAAAGACAATGCAAACAGCACGCTGGAGCACCATTTACAAATGGAAATCAGTAATTTGCAACACACATTGAATAACATCGATCAAGTCAAATTGGACGCCAGCATCGCCCAGCTCAGTGAATTAAAATCATCGGTTTACGTGATTTCAGGTAACGCCTCTCGTGGAGTGGCTCAACAATTCATCGAAGATTTATCCGCACTCAGACCCCATGTGTACATGGTTGAAGGCAATCCAGTGCAAGTGGCTCGAACGATGACCCAATTAAACCCAAATGATGCGATCGTGGCCATTGATTTGCGCCGTTATGACCGCTGGGTCGTGGAAGCCGTTGAAACTGCATATGGGCGGGGACTCAATGTCATCGCCATCATTGACAGCGTATTGTCACCATTGAGCACGCTCACCAGTCAAGTGATGGTGGTTGCAGCAGCGGGCGCTGGGCCTTTTGACAGCCACGTCGGAACATTGGCTTTATTGAATGTATTGGTTGCAGGTACAGCAGAGAAATTACGACGCAGCGCAAGCAGCCGCCTCAGTCAAGCTGAGGATGCATGGCATGCGGCTGATGTGTTGGTGGATCGATGA
- a CDS encoding phosphatase PAP2 family protein, giving the protein MTQRIWLWLLVTGVLLLLLTEVFPWGHAVDMWFAQLLYDDATGRFVLLHKGWVEKYLHNLPQNVLRIVPVYMLIQVVYGGYLKWKTGLNAVQHEVWRRWIGLLIGAVATVVVVNVIKSQTNVACPWDLKPFGGEWTYVDLFTARPWAPQVIKCWPAGHGAAGFSIIAVAFVMGWPPTIWRKNLVVGDDRIPTWLGAKAFVWYALFLSTALGAVRILQGGHFLSHHLWALWWVLVVLMILVELGVIKKRWLND; this is encoded by the coding sequence ATGACGCAACGGATTTGGCTTTGGTTGTTGGTGACGGGGGTATTGTTGTTGCTGTTGACTGAAGTTTTTCCTTGGGGACATGCGGTTGACATGTGGTTTGCGCAGTTATTATACGATGATGCCACCGGGCGTTTTGTCTTGTTGCACAAAGGTTGGGTCGAAAAATATTTACATAATTTACCTCAAAATGTGCTGCGGATTGTGCCTGTTTATATGTTGATCCAAGTGGTTTACGGGGGCTATTTAAAATGGAAAACAGGTTTAAATGCTGTGCAACATGAGGTTTGGCGTCGCTGGATTGGACTGCTGATTGGCGCGGTGGCCACTGTGGTGGTGGTCAATGTGATTAAAAGCCAGACCAATGTGGCGTGCCCATGGGATTTAAAGCCTTTCGGTGGTGAATGGACGTATGTTGACTTGTTTACCGCACGACCTTGGGCACCTCAAGTGATTAAGTGCTGGCCTGCAGGGCATGGGGCGGCTGGTTTTTCGATCATTGCAGTGGCTTTTGTGATGGGCTGGCCACCCACCATCTGGCGAAAAAATTTGGTCGTTGGTGATGATCGCATACCCACATGGTTGGGGGCGAAAGCTTTTGTGTGGTACGCCTTGTTTTTGAGCACAGCATTGGGGGCTGTCCGTATTTTACAGGGTGGACATTTCTTGTCGCACCATCTTTGGGCATTGTGGTGGGTGCTTGTGGTTTTGATGATACTGGTTGAGTTGGGGGTCATAAAAAAACGCTGGCTAAATGACTAA
- the tldD gene encoding metalloprotease TldD produces MTLHHDNFKIAESLLLTPYGLTTQNLDRVFAEVFAHHADDADLYFQYTRSEGWSLEEGIVKAGSFSIDQGVGVRTVVGEKTAFAYSDNIHLDALLDAARVTRDIAPAVDPRGVKVVSKSALPMSMKPISPYAAALYAAHDPIASLTSAEKVALLERLEKMARAVDPRVTQVMASVSAEYDVVLIARADGRLAADVRPLVRVNCSVVVESNGRREQGFAGGGGRSDYGYFSDDVLHGYAKESVRQALVNLDAVPAPAGILPVVLGPGWPGVLLHEAIGHGLEGDFNRKGSSAFAGKIGQRVAAKGVTVVDDGTLVGRRGSLNVDDEGHATQRNVLIEDGILKGYMQDAMNARLMNAAATGNARRESYAHLPMPRMTNTYMLGGSMDPQEIIASVKHGIYAPNFGGGQVDITNGKFVFSTTEAYLIENGKITQPIKGATLIGNGPDALTKVKMIGNDMSLDSGVGICGKEGQSVPVGVGQPTLRIDGLTVGGAQL; encoded by the coding sequence ATGACCTTACATCACGATAACTTTAAAATCGCCGAATCTTTATTGCTCACACCTTATGGTTTGACAACTCAAAACCTTGATCGCGTGTTCGCTGAAGTGTTTGCGCACCATGCAGACGATGCAGACTTGTATTTTCAATACACACGCAGCGAAGGTTGGAGTTTAGAAGAGGGCATTGTTAAAGCAGGTAGTTTTAGTATCGATCAAGGTGTGGGCGTGCGCACAGTGGTGGGTGAAAAAACAGCATTTGCGTATTCAGACAACATTCATCTTGATGCATTGCTTGATGCCGCACGTGTGACGCGCGACATCGCCCCAGCAGTTGATCCACGGGGGGTGAAAGTGGTGTCAAAATCAGCGCTGCCCATGAGCATGAAACCCATCTCACCCTATGCGGCAGCATTGTATGCGGCACATGACCCGATTGCCAGCCTGACTTCGGCTGAAAAAGTTGCGTTGTTGGAGCGTTTGGAAAAAATGGCGCGGGCGGTTGATCCTCGGGTGACGCAAGTGATGGCAAGTGTGTCGGCGGAATATGATGTGGTCTTGATTGCCCGAGCCGATGGGCGATTGGCGGCCGATGTGCGGCCGTTGGTGCGCGTGAATTGCTCTGTCGTGGTCGAGTCGAACGGTCGGCGTGAACAAGGTTTTGCTGGCGGCGGTGGACGCAGCGATTATGGTTATTTCAGTGATGACGTATTGCATGGCTATGCCAAAGAGTCGGTGCGCCAAGCCTTGGTCAATCTTGATGCCGTGCCTGCACCTGCGGGCATTTTACCTGTTGTATTGGGTCCTGGTTGGCCTGGTGTGTTGTTGCATGAGGCCATTGGTCATGGTTTGGAGGGCGATTTTAATCGCAAAGGCTCATCGGCTTTCGCAGGTAAAATTGGTCAACGTGTGGCTGCTAAAGGCGTCACCGTGGTCGATGATGGCACGTTGGTGGGTCGTCGCGGTTCATTGAATGTCGATGATGAAGGCCATGCGACGCAACGCAATGTCTTGATTGAGGATGGTATTTTGAAAGGTTATATGCAAGATGCCATGAATGCACGCTTGATGAACGCAGCAGCCACTGGCAATGCACGTCGTGAGTCATATGCGCATTTGCCGATGCCACGCATGACCAACACTTACATGCTGGGTGGTTCTATGGATCCACAGGAAATCATTGCGTCCGTCAAGCATGGAATTTATGCCCCGAATTTTGGCGGTGGTCAAGTGGACATCACCAATGGAAAATTCGTTTTCTCGACCACTGAGGCGTATTTGATTGAAAATGGAAAAATCACCCAACCGATCAAAGGGGCAACTTTGATCGGCAATGGTCCTGATGCTTTGACTAAAGTGAAAATGATTGGTAACGATATGTCCCTTGATTCGGGGGTTGGTATTTGTGGCAAGGAAGGACAGAGTGTTCCTGTGGGTGTGGGACAACCCACCTTGCGCATTGACGGTTTAACAGTGGGTGGAGCGCAATTATAA
- a CDS encoding carbon-nitrogen hydrolase family protein yields the protein MSSNNSISEDHDVAPRIACVQMVSSTDVLVNISTARELIAKAVADGAQVVVLPEYFCIMGRNETDKLAVAEDFVGEATHVGTPLQHFLRQQAIQHQIYLIAGTVPLKSNDPNKVFNTTIVYAPTGRIEARYDKIHLFGFTNGIESYNEGDAIMAGDATAPCIWDSPWGRIGIAICYDIRFPELFRMAGEVIAWVVVAAFTYTTGQAHWEILLRARAIENQCYLAACGQGGTHENGRRTFGHTMWIDPWGAVQAVLPEGVGVVSGNLLNSRIARVRASLPALKHRVMSCGSALEQPVKDGK from the coding sequence ATGAGTTCAAACAATTCAATTTCAGAAGACCATGATGTTGCGCCACGCATCGCATGTGTGCAAATGGTGTCCTCCACCGATGTGCTTGTGAACATCAGCACAGCGCGTGAGTTGATTGCGAAAGCGGTCGCCGATGGTGCACAAGTGGTGGTTTTGCCCGAGTATTTTTGCATCATGGGGCGCAATGAGACCGATAAACTGGCTGTGGCAGAGGACTTTGTGGGGGAGGCGACCCATGTTGGGACGCCTTTACAACATTTTTTACGTCAACAGGCCATTCAACATCAGATTTACTTGATTGCAGGTACGGTTCCATTGAAAAGCAATGATCCGAATAAGGTGTTCAATACGACGATCGTTTATGCCCCAACTGGTCGCATTGAAGCGCGCTACGATAAAATTCATTTGTTTGGTTTCACCAATGGCATTGAATCGTACAACGAGGGTGATGCGATCATGGCGGGTGATGCGACTGCGCCGTGCATATGGGATAGCCCTTGGGGACGGATTGGGATTGCGATTTGTTATGACATTCGCTTCCCAGAATTGTTTCGCATGGCTGGGGAGGTGATTGCTTGGGTGGTGGTGGCAGCTTTTACGTACACCACAGGGCAGGCGCATTGGGAAATTTTACTGCGTGCACGTGCAATTGAAAACCAATGTTACCTTGCCGCATGTGGACAGGGCGGCACGCATGAAAATGGCCGTCGTACATTTGGTCACACAATGTGGATTGACCCATGGGGCGCGGTGCAAGCGGTTCTGCCAGAAGGTGTCGGCGTGGTCAGCGGCAATCTGTTAAACTCTCGCATTGCGCGAGTGCGGGCAAGTTTGCCTGCATTGAAGCACAGGGTCATGAGTTGCGGCAGCGCATTGGAACAACCCGTAAAAGATGGAAAATAA
- a CDS encoding IS1595 family transposase codes for MKNKYFKHSKISEAKFRQILRYFALDLTATECAALSGISVRSINTIYLKIRRRLVIVCLQGSPLKGELEADESYFGPHRVRGKRGRGASGKTIVFGLLKRDGNIYTEIVPDASKASLQAIIRGKADINSVIHTDGWRGYNGLVDIGFDKHFRVNHGADEFVNGSNHVNGIESFWSYAKRRLVQFNGVPKNTFLLHLKETEFRFNHRKSDLYKVLLNMLRDEPLLNSAS; via the coding sequence ATGAAAAACAAGTACTTCAAACATTCAAAAATTAGCGAAGCGAAGTTTCGCCAAATTTTACGGTATTTTGCCCTTGATTTAACGGCAACGGAATGTGCTGCGTTAAGCGGCATATCCGTTCGTTCAATCAACACCATTTACCTCAAGATTCGTCGTCGTTTGGTGATTGTTTGTCTCCAAGGCTCACCACTCAAAGGAGAGTTGGAAGCCGACGAATCATATTTTGGTCCGCATCGTGTTCGAGGTAAACGCGGACGTGGTGCTTCAGGTAAAACCATCGTGTTTGGTTTACTCAAACGTGATGGCAATATCTACACTGAGATTGTGCCTGATGCTTCCAAAGCCAGCCTGCAAGCCATTATTCGTGGGAAAGCAGACATTAACAGCGTTATCCATACCGATGGTTGGCGCGGCTATAATGGCTTGGTGGACATCGGGTTTGATAAACACTTCCGGGTGAATCATGGTGCCGATGAGTTTGTAAATGGTTCTAATCATGTGAATGGGATAGAATCATTCTGGAGCTATGCTAAACGTCGTTTGGTTCAGTTTAACGGCGTTCCGAAAAACACATTTTTACTGCATTTGAAGGAAACTGAATTTAGGTTTAACCATCGCAAAAGCGACTTGTATAAAGTGCTTCTTAACATGCTGCGAGATGAGCCGTTATTGAATTCTGCTTCCTAA
- the lpdA gene encoding dihydrolipoyl dehydrogenase — MAAIRAAQLGLSTACIEGNPYDDPKGEPRLGGTCLNVGCIPSKALLHSSHLFEDANHHFEDNGISVKGVSMDPAKMVARKNAIVDKMTGGIQYLFKKNKVILLKGYGAFVKQEGGLTQVQVTDKDGNASIVSAKNVIIATGSKARHLPSIAVDNVQVCDNEGALNFSTVPKKLGVIGAGVIGLELGSVWRRLGAEVTVLEAMPAFLGAADGAIAKEAKKLFEKQGLKFQLGVSIGDVKVSKKSVTVNYTTADGAEAKGEFDKLIVSVGRTPNTDNLNLEAVGVKTNERGFIEVNHDCATAVAGIWAIGDVIPGPMLAHKAEDEGVAVAERIVGQKPHIDYNCVPWVIYTSPEIAWVGQTEEALKAAGREIKSGQFPFMANGRALGMGSAEGFVKMIADAKTDEILGVHIIGAGASDLIAEAVVAMEFKAASEDIARVCHPHPSMSEVMREAALAVDKRTLNM; from the coding sequence ATTGCTGCGATTCGTGCAGCGCAATTGGGCTTATCTACGGCTTGCATTGAAGGCAATCCGTATGATGATCCAAAAGGTGAGCCACGTTTGGGTGGTACTTGCTTGAATGTGGGTTGCATCCCATCTAAAGCGTTGTTGCACAGTTCGCATTTGTTTGAAGATGCGAACCATCATTTTGAAGACAATGGCATTTCGGTCAAAGGCGTGAGCATGGATCCCGCCAAAATGGTGGCACGTAAAAATGCCATCGTTGACAAAATGACGGGTGGCATCCAATATTTGTTCAAGAAAAACAAAGTGATTTTGCTTAAAGGTTACGGCGCATTCGTGAAGCAAGAGGGTGGTTTGACTCAAGTGCAAGTGACAGACAAAGACGGTAATGCATCGATTGTGAGCGCAAAAAATGTCATCATCGCCACAGGTTCTAAGGCTCGTCATTTGCCAAGCATCGCTGTGGACAATGTTCAAGTGTGCGATAACGAAGGTGCGTTGAACTTCTCTACCGTGCCTAAGAAATTGGGTGTGATTGGTGCGGGTGTGATTGGTTTGGAGTTGGGTTCTGTGTGGCGTCGTTTGGGTGCTGAAGTGACGGTGCTCGAAGCCATGCCTGCATTCCTTGGCGCAGCCGATGGTGCCATTGCCAAAGAAGCGAAAAAACTGTTTGAAAAACAAGGCTTGAAATTTCAGTTGGGTGTGTCGATTGGTGATGTGAAGGTCAGCAAAAAAAGCGTGACGGTGAACTACACAACAGCTGATGGTGCAGAAGCCAAAGGCGAGTTTGATAAGTTGATCGTTTCTGTGGGTCGTACACCCAATACGGACAATCTGAATCTCGAGGCGGTGGGTGTGAAAACCAATGAACGTGGGTTCATTGAAGTGAACCATGATTGCGCGACGGCAGTGGCTGGCATTTGGGCGATTGGTGATGTGATTCCAGGCCCGATGTTGGCACATAAGGCTGAAGATGAGGGCGTGGCTGTTGCAGAACGCATCGTTGGCCAAAAACCGCACATCGATTACAATTGCGTGCCTTGGGTGATTTACACCAGTCCTGAGATTGCATGGGTGGGCCAAACTGAAGAAGCACTCAAAGCAGCGGGTCGTGAAATCAAATCAGGTCAATTCCCATTCATGGCCAATGGTCGTGCTTTGGGCATGGGTTCAGCCGAAGGCTTTGTGAAAATGATTGCTGATGCGAAGACCGATGAAATTTTGGGCGTGCACATCATTGGTGCAGGCGCATCAGATTTAATTGCAGAAGCTGTTGTGGCGATGGAATTCAAAGCAGCGTCAGAAGACATTGCCCGTGTATGCCATCCCCATCCAAGCATGTCAGAAGTGATGCGTGAAGCGGCGTTGGCCGTGGATAAACGGACTTTAAACATGTGA
- the odhB gene encoding 2-oxoglutarate dehydrogenase complex dihydrolipoyllysine-residue succinyltransferase produces the protein MAIIDVVVPQLSESIAEATLLTWNKKIGQAVVRDENLIDVETDKVVLELPAPASGVLVEVIAADGATVASGQLIAKIDTEATAGATAPVAQAAAQAAPAVAVAAAAPVAASAGGVASPAAAKIMAENGLNAVVGSGKDGRVTKGDALAAAASGAAVTASSIPAPAAGASLPAVKAPINVGNILADRPEQRVAMSRLRARVAERLLQSQSTNAILTTFNEVNMAPVMEMRNKYKDKFEKEHGVKLGFMSFFVKAAVAALKKYPVLNASVDGNDIVYHGYFDIGIAVGSPRGLVVPIIRNADQLSLADIEKQIAEFGAKAKDGKLTIEEMTGGTFSISNGGVFGSMLSTPIINPPQSAILGVHATKDRAVVENGQIVIRPMNYLAMSYDHRIIDGREAVLGLVAMKEALEDPARLLLDV, from the coding sequence ATGGCCATCATCGACGTTGTTGTCCCCCAATTATCAGAGTCCATTGCTGAAGCAACATTGCTCACATGGAACAAAAAAATCGGTCAAGCCGTTGTTCGTGACGAAAACTTGATTGACGTTGAAACAGATAAAGTTGTTCTCGAATTACCTGCGCCTGCTTCAGGTGTTTTGGTTGAAGTCATTGCCGCTGACGGTGCAACCGTTGCCAGCGGTCAATTGATTGCAAAAATTGACACAGAAGCAACTGCTGGCGCGACCGCTCCTGTGGCGCAAGCAGCGGCGCAAGCGGCACCTGCCGTCGCTGTGGCCGCCGCCGCACCTGTTGCCGCATCGGCAGGTGGCGTTGCATCTCCAGCTGCTGCAAAAATCATGGCTGAAAACGGTTTGAATGCTGTTGTAGGTTCAGGCAAAGACGGTCGCGTGACCAAAGGCGATGCCCTCGCAGCAGCCGCCAGCGGTGCCGCTGTGACCGCATCAAGCATCCCCGCACCTGCTGCAGGCGCGAGCTTGCCTGCGGTTAAAGCACCCATCAATGTGGGTAATATCTTGGCCGATCGTCCAGAACAGCGTGTTGCCATGAGCCGCTTGCGCGCACGTGTCGCAGAACGTTTATTGCAATCACAATCGACCAATGCCATTTTGACCACTTTCAATGAAGTGAACATGGCACCCGTCATGGAAATGCGCAACAAATACAAAGACAAATTTGAAAAAGAACATGGTGTCAAACTTGGTTTCATGAGTTTCTTTGTTAAAGCCGCAGTGGCTGCTTTGAAAAAATACCCTGTCTTGAACGCCTCAGTGGATGGCAATGACATCGTTTACCACGGTTACTTTGACATTGGCATCGCCGTTGGTTCACCACGTGGTTTGGTGGTTCCCATTATCCGCAATGCCGATCAACTCAGTCTCGCTGATATTGAAAAGCAAATCGCAGAATTTGGTGCAAAGGCCAAAGACGGTAAACTCACCATCGAAGAAATGACGGGCGGTACATTCAGTATTTCCAATGGCGGTGTGTTTGGTTCAATGCTCTCAACGCCTATTATCAACCCACCACAATCAGCGATCCTTGGCGTTCATGCGACCAAAGACCGTGCGGTGGTTGAAAACGGTCAAATCGTCATTCGCCCAATGAATTACCTCGCCATGTCGTATGATCACCGCATCATTGATGGTCGCGAAGCGGTGCTGGGCTTGGTGGCCATGAAAGAGGCACTGGAAGATCCAGCCCGTTTGTTATTGGATGTGTAA